The Dehalococcoidia bacterium genomic interval AATGGCAGGAGCAACAAAATGTCAAGTTGTTGCTGTGCAGTGTCCAGGACATACTATACACTTTGCATTCCATGTATACAGTGAGTATATTAAGAGAGACTGCTGAAATAGTCTCAATCAACCCCCTAATCCCCCAATCTTGGGGGACTTTTTAAAGCTGCCCCGATACATCGGGGAGACCCCCGGCAGGAAGTATCCTGCACCTCTTTTTTAGCGGTCTCTAAGAATACCCTGGAGTCACTGGGGATTAACCGAGACCAAATGGAGTGGAAGAAGTATGAGACCTGGACCCCGTATAAAAGTCGCTGGACAGTCTAGAAGCTTCGCCTTAACATCCGGTTGTGTTATCATTATTACGCTTATCTGGCTGCCACTCTTATGGTGCTACCTGCTATCATTATGGAAACTGTCATGGCTGGAAGAGAAGGTTCGATAGCGTTTCAAACGGGGGAAATCGGGGGCATGAAGCTCAAGAACCGCCTGGTGCGCTCCGCGACCTTCGAAGCCATGGCCACCGATGATGGCAAGGTCACGAACGCTCAGGTGGAACTCTACCGTACCCTGGCCGAAGGTGGCGTGGGCCTCATAATCACCGGGCATGCGGCTGTGCATCTTGGCTGGTCAGCCGGGCGGCACATGACCCGAATATCAGATGATTCTTTCATACCTTTGGTCAGGAAGATTGCCAGAGCTGTGCACGAAGTCGGCAACAACTGCAGGGTCGTTCTACAATTAACTCAGTTTGGAAGGCAATGCGGAATACAATGCCTCAAACCCCTGGTGGAACCAGTCGCGCCATCAGCGGTCTACGATACGCTATTCAAGCGCACGCCGAGGGAGCTTACTTCGGAGGAGATAGACGAGATTATCGAGTGCTTTTCCCAGGCAATACTGAGAGCCAGGCAGGCTGAGTTCGACGGCGTGCAACTGCACGCTGCCCATGGCTACCTCTTATCCTCTTTCCTATCACCACATACCAACCGGAGGGAGGACGAATACGGCGGAAGCACTCAAGGGCACGCCATGATTATGAAAGAGATATATGAGCGCGCTACCCGAAAGGTCGGGGATGACTTCCCCATACTGGTCAAGATAAATAGCGATGACCTTTTCCCCGGGGGAATCGACGCAAATGAGGCGACGAGAATAGCAGAAGAACTTGCCAGGATAGGGTACACGGCCATAGAGGTCAGCGGTGGAACCTGGGAAGCCATTACCAGAAGCAAAGAGGAACTGGGGTGGAAGCCCGTACTGCTTCCCGAGTCGAAGGTTGGTATAAAAACCAAGGAACAGGAGGCTTATTTCTGGGAAGCCGCCAAAAGGATTAAGAAAAAGGTAGCTATCCCGATCATCCTTGTAGGAGGGATTAAGTCTATCGACAAAATCGAGGAAATATTAAAAGAGGGCAGTGTGGACTTCTGCTCAATGGCGAGGTCTCTGATTAGAGAGCCGGATCTGCCCAATCGCTGGCTCCAGGGAATGGGGAGCGAGACAGCTAAATGCAAGTCATGCAACGCTTGCATCCCGATAGACGAGCCCTTGAAATGCAAAGGTAATTGAACTTAGAAGGGACATAAGAGCATAACCTTGAATTGAACATGCTGTCAAGTTGTTGCTGTGCGGTGTCCGGGACATACTATACACTTTTCATTATATGGATACAGTGAGTATATTGATTTTTCTAAACATGTAATGTATCATCAAGCCCACAATACAAATAGGAGGTGACAGGATGTACAAGAGGATGCTCGTTCCATTGGACGGTTCAGAGCTAGCCGAACTGGTCTTCGGTTACGCAAAAGAACTTGCGGGGAGGTTAGATCTAGATTTAATTCTGCTTCATGTCTCTGGATCCAGTGAACACGACTTGCTCCCAATACATCGAGCCTATATCGAGCGGGCAGCTGAGATTCTGAGGCGTCAGTCAGCAGAGGTTCAGGAAAAGACAAGAAGTAAACCCGGGGGTAAAGCAGTAGAAGCACAAGGTGAATTAGTGGTGGGCCACCCTGCTGAAGAGATTCTTCGTTATGCCGGTGAGAATAATATCGACCTGATACTCATGGCGACCCATGGTCGGTCCGGGGTTAAGCGCTGGGCTTTGGGGAGCGTAGCTGACAAGGTGCTCCGCGCATCAAAGGTACCTGTTTGGCTTGTCAGAGCCGGTATCCCGGGAGAAGTCGTCCACGACAAATGGCCAAGGAGAACGCTGCTGGTTCCCCTTGATGGCTCAAAGCTCGCTGAATCTGTACTCCCCCATGTTGAAGCGCTGGCAAAACAGCGGGGTACAGAGTTGGTGGATGTGGTTCTGCTCCGAGTTTGTGAACTTCCCGTTATTTCGGCTGATTACCCAGAGGCGATCATGGAATTGAGCTGGGAAGAGCATGTGGAGCAGGAAAAGGCATGGCATAAGCGGGCAGCTGAGAGGTACCTGGCTGAAGTTGAGAAGCGGCTTAGTGATGCTGGCCTAAAGGTACGGTCAGAAATATTACTGGGAAGACCAATCGATGAAATCATTGAGTACGCGAATAAAAATCCGTTCAATCTCATTGTTCTATCAACCCACGGGCGCACTGGAGTAATACGGTGGGCTTATGGCCAAGTTGCTGATAAGGTACTGCAAAGAAGCACCAGCCCCATATTCCTGGTAAGGCCACACTAAAACCCAAATACAATCTGGGTCAGGCCTAAGATAGGGGTTGCGTGTGTTACGTTGTACATTCAATTCCGAGGAGCTCATCGCTGCACATGTAGAAATAATGCGGGGAAGGCAAAGTCATATGGCATCAAATTCTCCCAGGATTGGTTTAGAGAAATATAAAACAAGAGATAGAAAACCTGATTCCAGGATGGCCGGTGGAGTGAGAGAGATAAGATGAGTAGAGGGATGCTTGACGATTCTGATTGGGAAAAAGTTGACCAGAAAATCCCTGATTTAGATAATCTTCAAGACATGACAAATATTTGCTTTCCCGATTCTTTATCCATAGCTTTCTCGCACCAAAGCAATGTTCCTATAGCGTCAGTTTGCTTACGAGAAGCGGCAGACACCCTCTTAGACGCTCGATATGCGCTAAGAGAAATCTTTGCCCATAGGATATGGTACTTGGAGAAGACGAAGCCGCCAGACAATATATCCGCAAATTCCTTCGGACTATACTACGCAGATGATGCGGTATTGCGGCTATATTCAGCCGGAGAGCACCTTGCAAGCGGAATCATTATGATGCTGGATATTACTGACGAAGACTTGAAGCCCTTTAAGCGTAAAGGAAAGCAAGGGAATGAGAAAAGCAGCAAGCAAATATATGTTGGACACTATCTCCGCGATAAAATGAAGGATCACCCAATCACAAAAGCAATAATTAAGCTTGCAGACTCAAAAGATTGGGAAAAGACACGAAATCACAGGGATAAGTGGGTACACGAGCAACCACCTACAGTAAAAGAGCTGGGAAGATTTTACGAGCGATTGATAAGATGGGAATCTTCACCGACAGGAAAAGGCTATACACTCCGTGGTGGCAGAGATGAACCGGAATACTCTATTGATGAGATTTTAGGATTTATACAATCGGCCATGTTTAAGTTTACGGATACATTGACCTTTGTCTTTAATTTCTATATAGACTTGCTCAGGTCTAGGGGATTAAACTTAACATTCGACAAAACTTCCAGCACCATAGGCGTAAAGATATTCTAGCAACCAACATTGTCTTAGCGGATGCTATCGGATATTATGCACATGGGTAATTCTTAAAAAGAAACTTTAAGCCTTGAAAATAAATGTTCCAAATGCGAGTTTGAAAAATAAAAACAGTCTTTATAGCCACCGCCGCTGCGGGACAGTAACCGGGCTGTGGAGTACGCTGAGAATATAGCCGATTCCGTTAAGAATGGCAGTAAAATATATAAGGATGAATGTATGGAACTCGGAGAATTAGAGGTAAGTCTTGACAGTTCGGCTTCGGCTGAGGATGTAGCTGCCGTCAGAGAAGCGTTCAATGATGCCGGGTTAATGGCCACAGTGCGTCCTTCATTCGAACGCAAAGGTATTGGTGATTTTCCGTGGATTGTGCTGTTCACAGCTCCGCTCACAGCTTTCCTTATGGCATTTGCTGCCGCAGCCGGCAAGGATTCTTACGAGGGACTGAAGAAGCTCGTACACACAATATGGGCCAAACGCACAAAAACCTCTGGCCCGTCAGGTAGTTTCACCATCATAGATAGTACATCGGGAGTCTGGGTATTGCTCGACCCAGGTATCACTGACGATGCCTATAGTGCTCTTACCAAGCTTGATTTGGATTCACTGCAGGGACCAGGCGTTCTTAAGTACGATAAGGACGAGAAGCGATGGATACAATTGCCTTGATTGGTCGCTCTGGCAGCTTAAATCACTTGTGAATATAACACGCCCATTTGTCTTGTTAATCACTACTGCACGTTCCGTCAGTTTGTGTAGCTGTCTGCCTCCATCTTCCAATCCGCCTGACCATTGCCAAAACTGCTGCTCTCTGAAGAAGGAATGTACATCGACGGCTCCAAGGCAAAGAGGGATCTGGGGTAGGAACCGAAGGTTTCGTTAGAGGAGGTTACCGGGTTCTATGTCAAGCAGCGAAGGTCGCAGGGTAAGAGATAATCCGGTGATCACTATCCATTTATGCGGTCTGATTGGAGAGGAAGCGGTAATCAGTCTACTAAAAGGTCTTTAGCTCGACCGTTATTCCTTCCCCCTCTACCGCCAAGATTCCTGCAGAGGCGGGTGTTTTAAAGGATGGATAGGCCTGCCCTGGGTTGAGGAAAACCACGCTCCCTATCGTCTCATGGCTGACATCGTGGGTGTGGCCGAAGAGGATGATGTCCACCGCTTCGAACTCCCTGGCAATATCCCCCTCGATCCCCCAGGGCGGGCCACCCCAGAGCTGGTGGATAACCCCGACTCGCTTCGCGCCGACCTTAAAAACCGTCTTATCGGGAAGCTCATCTCGAATCTCCTTTGGGTCCATATTGCCGCATACGCCGATGAAACTTTTCGCCAGTTGGCGCAATTCCTTGAGCAACGCTATGCTGATATAGTCCCCGCAATGAACAACCAGGTCAGCCGCGGCCAGCTCCGCCAGCAGCTCTCGAGGCATCACGTCAATGCTCCTGGCGTGGGTATCGGAGATCACTACAATCCTGTTTTTCACTGATTTGCCAGTTCCACTATGGTGGCGCCATTACCACCCTCTTCCAGCCCGGCAGGCCTGAATGATTTGACCATGGGGCTGCTCCCCAGCTCCTCACGCACAGCATGACGAAGCGTCCCCGTTCCCTTGCCATGGATCACCCTTACCCAGGGCATACCGGCGATGAAGGCATCGTTGAGATAGCGGTCGAGCCTCCATAGCGCCTCATCCACGGTTAGGCGGCGAAGGTGAATCTCCTCCGCTGGCGCGCTTGGAAGTTCCTTTGACGGGCGGTCTTGCCTACTCAAGGTTTACCTTTCACCATCATTATAGCAGCAGTTAAGGAGTCATGCTACGAAAATACAGGTTGTGGCGACTTCAGGATTACCTTATAACCTGGGCGTCCGATTCGATAAATGGCTCTCCGGATGGTCACTATGCTATCGCCCTGTTCAAAGAAATTAATTCAAAACTTATATTAGAAGTGATGAACAAACTCCACTACCGTTCAACACATCCCCATTTTTATCCCCGGTGGTGCCGCTGGCAAGCTACATGCTGGATTGCCAGCGAATCTACACGGTGGTATACTTTATGCTATTCAGAAAGGGTTCAAAACGCTCAATCGGGAAGGGCCTATGGTCGCTGTCCTGACCATTGGTGGAGGATTTTTCGCCCCTTTTCATTACCAGTCATCCCAAACGGAGTGAGGTGACACAATTGCTCAGGTTAGATGGTCGTTCCAACGACGAGCTTCGCCCTATTAGGATCATACCCGGCTTTCAACCCCATGCCGAAGGGTCTGCGCTCATTGAGCTGGGGCAGACAAAGGTGATCTGCGCCGTAACCGTAAAGGATCGTGTTCCCGCCTTTCTCAGGGGGGAGCGAAGAGGCTGGATCACCGCCGAGTACGCCATGCTCCCGCGTTCCACCAACACCAGGACGCCGCGGGAGGAGAGTCGCTCAGGTGGAAGAACACACGAGATTCAGCGTCTCATCGGGCGCTCCCTGAGAGCAGTGGTCGATCTCGATACCCTCGGCGAGCGGACGCTCCTCTTTGACTGTGACGTGCTCCAGGCCGATGGAGGCACCAGGACGGCGGCGATCACAGGCTCCTATGTGGCCCTGGTTCAAACCCTGAATACCCTGCTAGCAAAGGGACTCATACCTTCCCTCCCCATAAGAAGTGCGGTGGCGGCAACCAGCGTGGGTATCGTGGGCGGGGAACAGCTCCTCGACCTCTGCTATGATGAGGACTCCTGGGCTGAGGTTGACTTCAATGTGGTAATGACCGGCAAGGGGACATTTGTGGAGATTCAGGGGACTGCTGAAGCGAGTCCCTTCTCCAAAGAGGCCATCGACGCCCTGCTCGCCCTGGCTCAAGGGGGCATGGCGAAGCTTTTCCAGGCTCAGAAAGATGCGCTGGATATCCTGAAGGGCTAGGATGAAAATGCCCCATCACGCGTTATTCGGTCTGCTGGTCTTAGACCTCTCCCAGAATATCTCCGGCCCATACTCTACCAAACTGCTCGCCGATTACGGGGCAGAGGTAATCAAGATAGAAAAGCCACCCCTCGGCGACACAGGCCGCAGGGTGGGACCCTTCCACAGCGACCATCCTGACATTGAGAAAAGCGGGCTTTTTCTATTTCTTAACACCAGCAAGAAAGGCATTACCCTTAACCTGGATTGTGAAAGTGGCCTTCAGATATTCAGGATGCTGGTAGAGAGGGCGGATATACTGGTGGAGAACTTTCGTCCCGGGGTGATGGCCAGCATGGGGCTCGATTATGATAAGCTGGCGGAGATAAACCCCGAGCTGATAATGACCTCCATATCCTGTTTTGGGCAGTGGGGACCATATCGGGAGTGGGATGGCTCGGATATTGTAGCCCAGGCAATGGGCGGATTGATGGGGCTTACCGGGGAGGCTGACGGCACGCCGCTGAAGCTCCCCCTATCTCAGGCGGAGTATCAGGCAGGGCTCAATGCAGCGGTGGCAACCCTCTGCGCCCTCTATTTTCGAGACGAGACCCGTAAGGGGCAACACATCGATGTCTCCCTTCAGGAGGCGGTCGCCTCCATCCTCGAAGCCTCGGTAACCATGTATAGCTACAGCGGCTTCGTCAGGGGGCGCACTGGCTCGCGCCACCACCTTCAGTGCCCTTCAAGGGTGATGCCCACCAGGGATGGCTATATCCATGTTCAGGCGGGGGCAAACTGGGACCATTTCTCCACCTTTCTGGATACCCCTCAGCTCATGCAGCCCCGTTTCGCATCTCCCCTGCGCTACCAATATGCCGATGAGGTCGAGAGCTTGATACAGCCCTGGATTGAAAACCGTGATAAACGGGAGATCTTCACTACTGCACAGGAGTGGCGGATTCCCTTCGCTCCGGTGCTCGGGATCGATGAGCTGATGGGGGACCCTCAATATGAAGCAAGGGGCTTCTTTCACGAAATAGGACACCCCCAGGCCGGTACCCTTACCTACCCGGGAGCCCCCTTCAGGATGAGCGAGACCCCCGCCGAGGTGCGGCGGGCGCCGCTCCTCGGTGAGCATAACGATGAGGTTTATAGTGAGGCATTGGGCTTAAGCCAGGACCACCTTATAGAGCTGAAGGAGCAAGGGGTTATCTAGGGAGAAGGGGAGTTATCGTCACTTAATCGAAGATAAGAAAGCAAGTCACAGGAAGAACAATGCTAACTAAGTATCAAAAATCCGATATTCTAATAGTCGAGATTTACAACTGGATACCGATCCTTCGCCTTGTCGCAGGTGACCCGCCTTGGCGAGTGAGAAGTCTCGAACCTATATTAAATAAATGTGTTCCCGCTATCACAGCAAAATTCTTTGCACCCATCTGCCAATATCTAAGAAGAATGGTGCCGAGCAACTAACGGGTTGTATTTGGAATAGAGAGAGCCAAGTGCCCGGAGGTGCCGTTTTTTAGGAGGCCAACATACCAGAAGTTTAGCTCGCCAAGATATAAAACGACACATACAAGAAATAGAGCAGGAGCCTTACTAGGAATACTGGCAGTAAAAGAGAGACCAACCGCAGTGGA includes:
- a CDS encoding universal stress protein; protein product: MYKRMLVPLDGSELAELVFGYAKELAGRLDLDLILLHVSGSSEHDLLPIHRAYIERAAEILRRQSAEVQEKTRSKPGGKAVEAQGELVVGHPAEEILRYAGENNIDLILMATHGRSGVKRWALGSVADKVLRASKVPVWLVRAGIPGEVVHDKWPRRTLLVPLDGSKLAESVLPHVEALAKQRGTELVDVVLLRVCELPVISADYPEAIMELSWEEHVEQEKAWHKRAAERYLAEVEKRLSDAGLKVRSEILLGRPIDEIIEYANKNPFNLIVLSTHGRTGVIRWAYGQVADKVLQRSTSPIFLVRPH
- the rph gene encoding ribonuclease PH, with translation MLRLDGRSNDELRPIRIIPGFQPHAEGSALIELGQTKVICAVTVKDRVPAFLRGERRGWITAEYAMLPRSTNTRTPREESRSGGRTHEIQRLIGRSLRAVVDLDTLGERTLLFDCDVLQADGGTRTAAITGSYVALVQTLNTLLAKGLIPSLPIRSAVAATSVGIVGGEQLLDLCYDEDSWAEVDFNVVMTGKGTFVEIQGTAEASPFSKEAIDALLALAQGGMAKLFQAQKDALDILKG
- a CDS encoding YfcE family phosphodiesterase, whose product is MKNRIVVISDTHARSIDVMPRELLAELAAADLVVHCGDYISIALLKELRQLAKSFIGVCGNMDPKEIRDELPDKTVFKVGAKRVGVIHQLWGGPPWGIEGDIAREFEAVDIILFGHTHDVSHETIGSVVFLNPGQAYPSFKTPASAGILAVEGEGITVELKTF
- a CDS encoding Smr/MutS family protein; the encoded protein is MSRQDRPSKELPSAPAEEIHLRRLTVDEALWRLDRYLNDAFIAGMPWVRVIHGKGTGTLRHAVREELGSSPMVKSFRPAGLEEGGNGATIVELANQ
- a CDS encoding CoA transferase, with product MKMPHHALFGLLVLDLSQNISGPYSTKLLADYGAEVIKIEKPPLGDTGRRVGPFHSDHPDIEKSGLFLFLNTSKKGITLNLDCESGLQIFRMLVERADILVENFRPGVMASMGLDYDKLAEINPELIMTSISCFGQWGPYREWDGSDIVAQAMGGLMGLTGEADGTPLKLPLSQAEYQAGLNAAVATLCALYFRDETRKGQHIDVSLQEAVASILEASVTMYSYSGFVRGRTGSRHHLQCPSRVMPTRDGYIHVQAGANWDHFSTFLDTPQLMQPRFASPLRYQYADEVESLIQPWIENRDKREIFTTAQEWRIPFAPVLGIDELMGDPQYEARGFFHEIGHPQAGTLTYPGAPFRMSETPAEVRRAPLLGEHNDEVYSEALGLSQDHLIELKEQGVI
- a CDS encoding NADH:flavin oxidoreductase, with amino-acid sequence MAGREGSIAFQTGEIGGMKLKNRLVRSATFEAMATDDGKVTNAQVELYRTLAEGGVGLIITGHAAVHLGWSAGRHMTRISDDSFIPLVRKIARAVHEVGNNCRVVLQLTQFGRQCGIQCLKPLVEPVAPSAVYDTLFKRTPRELTSEEIDEIIECFSQAILRARQAEFDGVQLHAAHGYLLSSFLSPHTNRREDEYGGSTQGHAMIMKEIYERATRKVGDDFPILVKINSDDLFPGGIDANEATRIAEELARIGYTAIEVSGGTWEAITRSKEELGWKPVLLPESKVGIKTKEQEAYFWEAAKRIKKKVAIPIILVGGIKSIDKIEEILKEGSVDFCSMARSLIREPDLPNRWLQGMGSETAKCKSCNACIPIDEPLKCKGN